One window from the genome of Streptococcus salivarius encodes:
- a CDS encoding DUF3862 domain-containing protein — MKKLLSLTVLGLSLFTLAACGKSSSKTESKGSLDNEASKILTVKHGNVRQNFDKITMANASQEFSGGSNLDSLKGWFGEPSSTGQEQAGDAKLDVYNWQYDNVVVTAKLFNNSTVVKSISNFSYVRDPKITLKMYENLKNGTSYDDAVKTLGTPDVYSIAVSSDATMTQALWSSNLVAKKGETGSLTLNFKNGALENKSQANLINK; from the coding sequence ATGAAAAAACTTTTGTCTTTGACCGTTTTAGGTCTCTCACTTTTTACTCTAGCTGCTTGTGGAAAATCTTCGTCTAAAACTGAGTCGAAGGGATCTCTGGATAATGAGGCTTCAAAGATTTTAACTGTTAAGCATGGGAATGTTCGCCAGAACTTTGATAAAATCACCATGGCAAATGCTTCTCAAGAATTCTCAGGAGGCTCAAATCTTGATAGCTTGAAGGGCTGGTTTGGTGAACCCTCATCAACTGGTCAAGAGCAAGCAGGAGATGCTAAGCTTGATGTTTATAATTGGCAGTATGACAATGTTGTGGTTACAGCGAAACTCTTTAACAATAGCACTGTCGTTAAGTCAATTTCAAACTTTTCTTACGTCCGTGATCCCAAAATCACACTGAAGATGTATGAAAACCTCAAAAATGGAACTAGCTATGATGATGCTGTCAAAACGCTTGGCACACCGGATGTTTATTCAATCGCTGTCTCTTCAGATGCAACAATGACACAGGCTCTTTGGTCATCAAACCTTGTCGCTAAGAAGGGTGAAACAGGTAGCCTTACCCTTAACTTTAAAAATGGTGCCTTGGAAAACAAGTCACAAGCAAATTTGATTAACAAGTAA
- a CDS encoding TVP38/TMEM64 family protein, which translates to MTKKRLFFIGIAGLILVFLWPLLNNFIPLIKEWINAKHDQAFLREVFKQANFQNALILISLMILSSAIPGVSSSIFCIFIGLLYGPLLVIPMNIIGNTFGNLTSFEILRRLEKPEKSKRMEKLLNYIENFKHRFIGISLAFSIPFIPSALVNYACVQMNLPTRTRILATLIGVTPVSIVYAVSGDLLLNIRPIRIPLVAVLAILLFISLVIYFIHFRKEKNELHSSN; encoded by the coding sequence ATGACCAAAAAAAGACTATTTTTTATAGGGATAGCAGGTTTAATACTGGTGTTCTTATGGCCTCTTTTAAATAACTTCATCCCCTTAATCAAGGAATGGATCAACGCTAAGCATGATCAAGCCTTTTTAAGAGAAGTTTTTAAGCAGGCTAATTTCCAAAATGCACTTATCCTTATTAGTCTTATGATTCTGTCATCAGCTATTCCTGGAGTTTCAAGTTCTATTTTTTGTATTTTTATTGGGCTACTCTATGGTCCTTTGCTTGTGATTCCGATGAATATTATTGGTAATACTTTTGGAAATTTGACTAGTTTTGAAATTCTGAGAAGACTTGAAAAGCCAGAGAAGTCCAAACGTATGGAGAAACTCCTAAACTATATTGAAAACTTTAAGCATCGTTTTATTGGGATTTCTTTAGCCTTCTCTATTCCTTTTATACCATCAGCTCTGGTCAATTATGCTTGTGTTCAGATGAATTTACCCACAAGGACGAGGATTTTGGCAACCCTTATTGGAGTGACGCCAGTCTCGATTGTTTATGCAGTTAGTGGAGATTTGTTGCTTAATATCCGTCCGATTCGAATACCATTAGTGGCAGTACTTGCCATCTTGCTTTTTATCTCACTCGTCATTTACTTTATCCATTTTAGGAAGGAAAAAAATGAGCTTCATTCAAGTAACTAA